Within Nocardioides rotundus, the genomic segment GAGGGGCAGATCCTGGAGACCGTGCAGCCCGAGCCGGGCGAAGACCCGCTGGCGCACTATCTCGAGGTCGTGGCCGGGAAGACCGGCTCGCTGATCGCCACCTCGGCGCGGTACGGCGCCCACTTCAGCGGCGCCTCCGAGGAGGTGGTCGGTGCACTCACGTCGTACGGCGAGATCGTGGGCTCGGCCTTCCAGCTCTCCGACGACATCCTGGACATCGCCTCGGAGTCGGTCGAGTCGGGCAAGACCCCGGGCACCGACCTGCGCGAGGGCGTGCCGACCCTGCCGGTGCTGATGGCGCGGGCCTCCACGGATCCCGCCGACGCCCGGCTGCTGGAGCTGCTGGACGCCGACCTGACCGACGACGCCCTGCACGCCGAGGCGCTCGAGCTGCTCCGCGCGCACCCGGCGATGGCCGAGGCGCGGGCCTATGTCATCGCCCGCACCGACGAGGCCAAGCAGCTCCTCGAGGTGCTGCCCGAGGGCCCGGTGCGCTCCGCGCTCGAGGCCTTCGCCGACGTGGTCGCGACCCGCACCGCGTAGGCCGCCGCTGCCGGCCGGCGTACTGGCCTGCGCCCTCGGGTCTGGCTCGACTGGAGGTAGCCCAGCCACCGGAACCGGCGTTCCGGAGGTGGCTGGGCTACCCCTGATCGGCGGCGTGGGCCGCAGGGGCGCCTCAGCGCTTGCGCCAGCTCACCACGACGCTGGGCCGCGGGACGTCGAAGGCGTCGGTGTGCGGCCAGGTGCTGGACGGGTCGTCGTACGTCGATCCCTCGCCCGGGTGCTGCGGCGCGGCCCAGATCGTCTGGTCCTCGTCGGTGATCAGCGGGCCACAGCACTCCGCGCCCACGGGCACGGTGAGGAACTGCTGCACGTGGCCGCGCTCGGGGCCCTCGACCGGGCAGCGGAAGAGGCCGTCGTGCGAGCCGAGGGCGTTGCCGTCGGTGGCGATCCACAGGTTGCCGACCGAGTCGAAGGCGACGTTGTCGGGGCAGGAGATCGGGCTGACCTTGTCCTTGGGGTATCCGCCGAAGTAGGTCTCCGGCGCCTCCGGGTCCCCGCACACCAGGAGGAGCACCCAGGTGAACGTGGTGCCCGTGTGGTCGCCGCCGTCCTCGGTGGTCTCCAGGACGTAGCCGTTGCGGTTGCCGCTGCTCGTGGTGAGCGGGGCTCCCAGCTCCTCACGCGTCATGGAGGACCCGAGCGGGTTCGCCTCGTCCACCGGGAACCTCGACCCGCGCTGGGAGTTGTTGGTCAGCGCGGCGTAGATCTTCCGGTTCACCGGGTTCGGCTCGACGTCCTCGGGCCGGTCCATCCGGGTCGGGGCGACCTTGTCGGCGGCCAGGCGGGTGTCGATGAGCACCTCGGCGACCGACATCCCGGGCACGAACGACTTCGTGTCCGAGGCCAGCGGGATCCATTCGCCGACGCCGTCGTACTCCGGAGCCGGGTCCGGCGTCTCGTCGGTGAGCCGGGCGACGTAGAGCGTGCCGGCGTCCAGGAGCCGCTTGTTGTAGGCGCGGTCGCCCTCGCGGTAGCGGTCGCGGGAGACGAACTTGTAGAGGTAGTCGCCGCGCTCGTCGTCGCCCATGTACGCCGCCACGCGGCCGTCGTCGGCGATGATCACGTTCGCGCCCTCGTGCTTGAAGCGGCCGAGCATGGTGTGCTTGACCGGGGTCGAGGTCTTGTCCATCGGGTCGATCTCCACGATCCACCCGAAGCGGAAGGGCTCGTGCGGCTCCTTGGCGAGGTCGAACCGCGGGTCCACGGTGTGCCAGTCGCGGTCGGAGTCGCCGGTGATGCCGTAGCGGGCGTAGGACTCGGCGTACCGCGGGTCGAGCGCACCGGTGCTGTCGAAGTACTGGTTGAAGTTCTCCTCACCGGAGAGCACCGTGCCCCACGGCGTGGTGCCGCCGGAGCAGTTGTTGAGGGTGCCGAGCACCCGGCGCCCCGTCGGGTCGGCGGAGGTCTTCATCCGGTCGTGCCCCGCGGCGGGGCCGGTCACGGTGAACGGGGTGCTGCCGGTGAACCGGCGGTTGTAGCGGCGCCCGTTGGCCGAGGAGGGGTTGCGCTGCTTCCAGCCGCCGTGGCCCAGTCGCTGGATCGCGACCACGGACATGCCGTGGGACTCGATGGCGATCTTCTTGATCGTCTCCGCGTCGTAGCGGCCCTCGGGGAACATCAGCTCCTCGTTGGTGTACTCGTGGTTGTTCACCAGGAGGGCGTCGTTGCGGTCCAGCGAGATCACGCCGAGGTAGTCGTTGTTGTAGCCGAACTGGCGGGCGGCCTTCTCCGGAGTCTGGTTGTTCGGGTCGAAGGCCGGGGTGCCGGCGATCACCGGGTCACCCCACGAGATGACCACGCTCTGCTCGAAGCCGGCGGGGACGGTGACGGCGTCGCGCACGTTCGGCTCGACCGGCGTCCAGTCGCCGGTCGCCGCGCCGGCGGATCCGCGGCCGCGGCCCTTGGGCTTCGCTGCGGCGGGGCCGGCCTGGCCGAGGACGAGCGCGCCGACGCCCGCGGCGGTGGTCCCGAGGAGGGTACGGCGCTTCAGCGCCGAGCTGATCACGTCCTGGATGTGCCGGTGCCCGGTCTCGTTGGGCTCGGGCTTGTCGCAGGCGTTGCCACACCGGTAGTGGCAGGTGGCGTAGCTCCGGCTGCCGTGGCGGGTGGGGAAGAGCGGCAGCTGGGTGCGGCGCTCGGGGGTGATGGTCATCTGTGTGGTCTCCCGGGGACGGACGTGTCTTCTCTTGTCTCGGACTCCCGACAGACTAGGCCGATCCGGTGGAGGAGGGGAGAGGCTGCGACGTACCAGCCGGAACCGCAGGGTGTCGGGAAGGTGAACGGGCCGTACCGAAGTACTAGTGAGCCGGTGACCCGTCGACGCACAGGTCCAGCTGGCGGCGCCGATGCCGCAGGATCGCCTCGCCGGTGAAGATCGCGAGCGCGAGCCAGACCACGACGAACCCCACCCACCGCGCCGTCGGCATCGGCTCGTGGAAGTAGAGCACGCCCAGGGTGAACTGGACGGTGGGCGTGAGGTACTGCAACAACCCGATGGTGACCAGGCTGAGCCGGGTCGCGGCCGCGCTGAAGCAGAGCAGCGGGAGCGCGGTGACGGTGCCGGTCGACGCGAGCAGCAGCGCGTTGCCGACGCCCTCGCTGCCGAAGACCAACGGGTCCTGCGTGCCCAGCCAGACCAGGTAGGCCAGCGCCAGCGGGGAGAGCAGCACCGTCTCCAGCGTCAGGCTCTCGACCGCGCCGGCGTTCGCCTTCTTCTTCATCAGGCCGTAGGTGCCGAAGCTGAAGGCCAGCAGAAGTGCGATCCACGGCGGGCGGCCGTAGTCGATGGCCAGCCCCGTCACCGCCGTGCCGGCCAGCGCGACCGCCGCCCACTGCGCCGGTCGCAGCCGCTCGCCCAGGATCAGCACGCCCATCAGCACCGTGACCAGCGGGTTGATGAAGTAGCCGAGGGACACCTCCACCACCCGGCCGTTGTTGACGCCCCAGATGAAGCCGACCCAGTTGACCGCGATCACCGCGGCCGCGGCGGTCAGCAGCCAGCTCCGGCGCCGGTCGCGCAGCAGCGCCCTGAGCTGCCGGCCGCGGCGCAGGACGACCACGAGCAGGCCCATGGTGACCATCGACCAGATGATCCGGTGCGCCAGGATCTCGAACGCCCCGGCGGGCTCGAGCAGCGGGAAGTAGAGCGGGAAGGCGCCCCACATGGAGTACGCCGCCACCCCCAGCGCGAGTCCGCGGCGGGACTGCTCGGGACTCGACACGGGCGCCATCGTAGGGCCGGCGGCCGCCCGCGCGGTTCGGTGTCCGCGCTGCTCTCGCGTCGCCGTACTCCTCGCCTTTGATCATTTCCCAGGTAGTCGCGACGCATGGTCGCTCTACCTGGTGAATTCACAAGGTGGAGCGACAGTCTCCCTGGACTACCTGGGAAATGATCTTCCGGCTCAGACGACGGTGTTGTCGGTCGCTTCGCCGGAACCCGCTCGTTCCTCGCTCTTCCGGCTCAGACGACGGTGTTGTCGGTCGCTTCGCCGGAACCCGCTCGTTCCTCGCTCTTCCGGCTCAGACGACGGTCCACGTGTCGGAGCCGGCGATCAGGCCCGCGAGTCGCTCGGCGTCCGCGCCGGTCGCGCCCTCGCGCGAGGTGGTGACCTGGGCGCGCGCCTGGTCGTCGTACGTCGGCCGCTCGACCTGGCGGAAGATGCCGATCGGTGCCCGGTGCAGCGCACCGCCGTCGGTCAGCCGGCTGATCGCGAACGCGGTCGTGGGGTCGGGGTTGTGGGCGTCGTGGACCAGCAGGTCCCCGGCCGCCACCTCGCCCGGCCCGTCGCCGACGTCGACGATCGAGACGCCGCCGGTCTGCGGGTCGCGCACCAGGCCGCGCGCGCCGTCGGTGCCGAAGCGGATCGGCTCGCCGTGCACGAGCGGGATGATCGCCTCGTCCTTGGTGTCGCGGTCCTTGATCGCGTCGAACGCGCCGTCGTTGAAGATCGGGCAGTTCTGGTAGATCTCCACCAGCGACGTGCCGCGGTGGTCCGCCGCGGCCGAGAGCACCGAGGTCAGGTGCTTGCGGTCGGAGTCGATGGTCCGCGCCACGAACGAGCCCTCGGCGCCCAGCGCCAGCGACACCGGGTTGAACGGCTGGTCCACCGAGCCCATCGGGGTGGACTTGGTGACCTTGCCCGGCTCGGAGGTGGGGGAGTACTGCCCCTTGGTGAGCCCGTAGATCCGGTTGTTGAACAGCAGGATGGTCATGTTCAGGTTTCGGCGCAGCGCGTGG encodes:
- a CDS encoding polyprenyl synthetase family protein is translated as MTGSAAQPAALALPVLDEALADRLRGRLGVVEEMLAGYCEGRTRYVSDAARHLLAAGGKRFRPLLVLLAAEVGEDPDNEEVLKAACVVELTHVASLYHDDVMDEADLRRGADTANARWDNLVAILTGDFLFGRSSEVTADLGPEAVRIQAQTFTRLVEGQILETVQPEPGEDPLAHYLEVVAGKTGSLIATSARYGAHFSGASEEVVGALTSYGEIVGSAFQLSDDILDIASESVESGKTPGTDLREGVPTLPVLMARASTDPADARLLELLDADLTDDALHAEALELLRAHPAMAEARAYVIARTDEAKQLLEVLPEGPVRSALEAFADVVATRTA
- a CDS encoding PhoX family protein yields the protein MTITPERRTQLPLFPTRHGSRSYATCHYRCGNACDKPEPNETGHRHIQDVISSALKRRTLLGTTAAGVGALVLGQAGPAAAKPKGRGRGSAGAATGDWTPVEPNVRDAVTVPAGFEQSVVISWGDPVIAGTPAFDPNNQTPEKAARQFGYNNDYLGVISLDRNDALLVNNHEYTNEELMFPEGRYDAETIKKIAIESHGMSVVAIQRLGHGGWKQRNPSSANGRRYNRRFTGSTPFTVTGPAAGHDRMKTSADPTGRRVLGTLNNCSGGTTPWGTVLSGEENFNQYFDSTGALDPRYAESYARYGITGDSDRDWHTVDPRFDLAKEPHEPFRFGWIVEIDPMDKTSTPVKHTMLGRFKHEGANVIIADDGRVAAYMGDDERGDYLYKFVSRDRYREGDRAYNKRLLDAGTLYVARLTDETPDPAPEYDGVGEWIPLASDTKSFVPGMSVAEVLIDTRLAADKVAPTRMDRPEDVEPNPVNRKIYAALTNNSQRGSRFPVDEANPLGSSMTREELGAPLTTSSGNRNGYVLETTEDGGDHTGTTFTWVLLLVCGDPEAPETYFGGYPKDKVSPISCPDNVAFDSVGNLWIATDGNALGSHDGLFRCPVEGPERGHVQQFLTVPVGAECCGPLITDEDQTIWAAPQHPGEGSTYDDPSSTWPHTDAFDVPRPSVVVSWRKR
- the rarD gene encoding EamA family transporter RarD is translated as MSSPEQSRRGLALGVAAYSMWGAFPLYFPLLEPAGAFEILAHRIIWSMVTMGLLVVVLRRGRQLRALLRDRRRSWLLTAAAAVIAVNWVGFIWGVNNGRVVEVSLGYFINPLVTVLMGVLILGERLRPAQWAAVALAGTAVTGLAIDYGRPPWIALLLAFSFGTYGLMKKKANAGAVESLTLETVLLSPLALAYLVWLGTQDPLVFGSEGVGNALLLASTGTVTALPLLCFSAAATRLSLVTIGLLQYLTPTVQFTLGVLYFHEPMPTARWVGFVVVWLALAIFTGEAILRHRRRQLDLCVDGSPAH
- a CDS encoding 2-oxoacid:ferredoxin oxidoreductase subunit beta; the encoded protein is MTTDLGLPGLRSGTEGVPTLTEGEAQTGKDFTSDQEVRWCPGCGDYAVLKAVQGFLPDLGLRRENIVFISGIGCSSRFPYYLDTYGMHSIHGRAPAIATGLATAREDLSVWVVTGDGDALSIGGNHLIHALRRNLNMTILLFNNRIYGLTKGQYSPTSEPGKVTKSTPMGSVDQPFNPVSLALGAEGSFVARTIDSDRKHLTSVLSAAADHRGTSLVEIYQNCPIFNDGAFDAIKDRDTKDEAIIPLVHGEPIRFGTDGARGLVRDPQTGGVSIVDVGDGPGEVAAGDLLVHDAHNPDPTTAFAISRLTDGGALHRAPIGIFRQVERPTYDDQARAQVTTSREGATGADAERLAGLIAGSDTWTVV